The Primulina huaijiensis isolate GDHJ02 chromosome 9, ASM1229523v2, whole genome shotgun sequence genomic interval tggtgcaactcaaatcttttaaaccgcacagcaactcaagcaTAACGGTTCAATCATTCTACCAagtagagacaattattgcacccaacatagTAGTTGTCTAATAGTATTGTTTATACGACATATACTTATAGACTTACCATTATTAATATTTCTTTCCGTCCTTCCGGTTACAAATTGGCTAGCACAATGTATACATATAGCCGACAGACGTAGCTATTCAGCCTCTTTAGCACATTTGTCAAGAGATATAAACTCAATTCCATAGTGGATCTGACTGTTACTGTCTTCTTAGAAGATTTCCAAGCAATAACTCAATctcctaaagtgaatacaaatctGCTTGTAGACTGTGAGCCTTTCATGTCATATATCCAGTTTGCATTGTTGTATCCTTTAATAATGGTGAATATCTGGTATAGTGTAGCTCATGGTCACAAGTGTACTTTAAACACCTCAACAATCTGACAATTTTTTTACAATGTTCAACTCTTGGTCTTTTACAACTGATTAAGTACATCAGAATTCTAATTACTCAAGAGTATTCTAATGGAAAGATACTCTCACCTCAATTCTTTGATAGATGTAGATTCATATCTATCGGAATTCTAGCCAATGGAGAATCATCCTTATtgaatttttcaagaattttttcaACATAATGGGATTGACTTAGAACTAGCTCTTCTGATAATTAATGGATTTTAATTCCAAATACTACATTTGCTAGTCTCATATCTTTCATGTCGAATCTTGAATTCAAAACCTTCTTAGTTGATTTaatcatcttatcattactTCTGATGATAAGTATCTCATCTATgtaaagacataaaatgatATATCAATTTTTGGTGTCCTTTACGTATATACAATTTGTCACATTCACTTATTTTAAATCTACTTTCTATCATgactttattaaattttttgtatcattttggTATTTGTATTAAGCCATATAGAGACTTTACAAATTTACAAACCTTGTTTTCTTGCCCAGGCGCAAAAAATCTCTCAGGTTGTTCCATGTAAATTTCTTCCTCTAAATCTCCATTTAAAAAAGTTGTCTTTAGATCATTTGGTGTAGTTCAAGATTTTTCAAGGCGGCAATCACAAGTATCACATGAATATAAGTTATTATCGTTACAAAAAATAAGTTTCAAATTAATTAAGCTCTTCACATTGATTGGTTACCAATCTGTTTGAAAATCTATTTACAATCTAGTGAAAGTAATAAAATCCATTTACAAGCCTATTAGACGAATTCACTACTTATTTGAAGCTTTAAGGTTCACTTTCcataatgaaaataataaaatccgGACCAAATGATTTTTCTACCCTAGCTTTCTTGCTATGTAAGGGTTCAACCTCATAATgaatttcatgttttttttccATTGTCTCATATAATATTTCAGAAGAACTTGGTTATATCTTAGATTTGAGCGGAAACACATGTTCAAAAAACGAAgtatttcttgattccattattGTATTCTTGTTAATATCAGGTATTTTAGATTCACGTACAAGGAAATTATAAACGCTATTgttttgtgcatatttaatgAAAATGCAGTCAATAATTTTTGGTCCTATCTTTACCTTCTTCGGAGTGGGTACTGCTACCTTGGTAAGACATTTTTACACTCACAAGCATTAGTAGGAAAGAGTTCTTCTTTTCCATAAATCACATGAACTTTTATCTTACTTCTTTCATTgcaccttatttaaaaggtaCTTTGTTGTTATAATAGCTTCCCCCACATATTTTGTGGTAAACAACAATAGCTTCCCCCACATATTTTGTGGTAAAACATAACTCCATGGCTGTGCATTCATCATTTTTTTCAGAGTGTGATTCTTTCTTTCTGCAATGgcattttgctgaggagaataAGATTCTATTCTTTCATGTCTAATACTATGTTGATCACGAAACTCAGTAAATGGTGATTCATATTTCCCTTTATGATCACTTTTTAGCACCATAATTTTCTTGTTAAGTTGATTCTCAACTTCATTTTTGTACATGACAAATTTACCTATGGAATCTTTTTTACTTTTGAGAAGATACATATAACAACATCCTGTGCTATCACTGACAAaggtaataaaatatttatttatgccaCGTGTTTGCACTCCTTTTAAATAACACACTTATGATAACCGCCACTTGGAAAGTTTCACTCATCACCATGCCCTCGACATATCAATTGGAGTTCTTGAACTAGACATATCAATGTTTTGTAATCGACCATCTGATAATCCAAGAATCGATCAACAACAGATTTCTTGAACTCGAAATCCTCGGTTTGGTATATCTGACCCAGATTCCCACAATTCCCGAGACATCTTCTTTTCACTATACACATTTGTTGTGGATCATCCAGAACATTCATTATATAATTTCTACACAAGAAATCTGAATGGTTTCATGCATCAATAGCACTAGCAGTTTGTACATCTTACCAACCTCAGCTAGTTTGGGAGCATCCTCGGTGAGGAACCTTGCTAGATTCAAGGTGGTGAGATAGAAGAAAAATTTTTGTTGCCGACTTTTGAAATTCGAGCAGTCGAGTTTCTCGAGCTTATCAACATGGCTCATAGGCATCGTAGTAGAAGGAGCAGTGACCTTGATAATTGAGGGAGTCACATTTGGCACATTCGAGTAATTCGAATCCGTAGCCACATCAGAAACAAATAATGTAATGAGTATACCGAATATGTTTTAAGATTGTTAGCCAAAATAATGTAACCAATAAAaaatacaggaaatgaatgtgATTCTTAGCAAACCAAAATTTATACtttgattaaaatataaaatcatcCTTAGACACAATAAgtcgaattaaaaaaaataaatcgatAATAAATTAACCAAATTTCTCATGGAGTTGATGAACCGCACACTCTAAAGAGAGCTTGTCTGTCAAAACTATTGTACCaatacatagaaaaaaataaaactaacagATAAATATGTTGCAATGTATAATAAAATAGAACCAGAAATCTAATCCAATTAAACTAATTTGTATGGGGAAAATAATGCAACAAAAGAGCATGTAACAAAGTACAGTTTCCTTGAAACATATTCGTCATCTCCACTAGGTTCTTGAAGATCAATAAAGACGTTTGTTTTTCATGATGCAATGGTTGAACCAATAGCGAATTAAGCACCAATTCACTACTCCGGCGAACTCTCGTCTTTGATTCAAATTTTACAATAATTAGAGTTGAAAAATAGAATTAATATCCTTATCTTTCAATTTATCATTTCATCTTATATGTCAAGCGTGttgttaattatgttattcattaatattttaagttattttgcTTTTCCGTTACTTTATTATACAATACTCACAAAAACTTCAATGAAAtcgtctcacgagtcaattttatgataccGATCTCCTATCCAACTCAACTCGACTTTGGAAAAAGTATGACtatttatactaaaaatattattttcacatcAGATATTGATCGAGCCGACCCATCTCACATGAAATTTACTTTACAATAATATAGACAATTTTTTTCGTTTCTCTATAATGATAAATGCTTGTGTAAATATTTGATAAAcacttattaatttcttttatttatttacctAATTTCAATGCTCGATGttcttgtattttatttttttttttattttttaaaaaattatgagcAATGGACATGCTGTGTgcattgtttttaaaatagctctgtcttatattttcaaacacATGTGTGCATATATTGTTTTCTAAATTGAACATAATTTCATGTtactattttaataaaatttggtATTAAAAAAAAGGACATTAAATTTGTGTTGATGttatgattcaaaatacatGTGCTGTTTCCACTTGTATATATATAGAACTAATTGAGGTTAAAGTTGAGGACATCATAGTAATCACCTAAAAAAGACACCAATTTTTTCTTCTAGaattacccttatatgatactaatattatattttttgtttttttttaatttcaacccacacttttatttttatttcttttatttcaacaattcaaatatcaatttaatccctcaataatttgtcaaatttcattttagtctatcgataatgataaaaaaaattatacacatATATCACACATGCAGAGTAACTAGTAGAACTAATTGAGGCTAAAGTCGTGTATTGCCCGAATGATGAAATACCAAAAAGCTGTGAGAAATTCGTAACTGCTGTGGCGCGAAAATGTCTCTTCGTCTCTCATTCTCACATTTACCagggaaaaaaaatctgaatcTTTCCCTTCCACAGATGTCGAAATTGAAGAATAGATCAATGTAAGTTTATCCGATCAAATTATCATTACATTTCTCGCTGAATTGTTCAACGGAGCAAGATTGatgcaacaattttttttagtgaaatcTAAGGGCGATTCAATTTCGTACTTTAATGTTAGGATGGGTTTTATTCGGGAATTTGGTTGTTTATTATGATTcgtaaattcaaattttttagtttGTGTTTGTGCTCTAGTTAGTATTAGTATGATCAATTATGACGAGGCATTGGATGATCGAAGGTTTTTTTATTTCCCAATTTATTcgatttgaattaaattgttTATCCCTTTGGATCAAGTATGCACTGTTGCAAAATCATACGATGTCTTCCATTTCCTAAAATTCGTTGTTGTTTAAAATTGGCTAAGTTTCCgcattaagaaaaaaattgcaGTTTGTTGTTAATACCTTGTGACAAAAaaggtgcataattttcttttttgtttcctCTGATCGTATGTCATGAGTACATCTGATTTATTTTCCTTGATTATAGACGGCTTTCTAGTTTCTGTGATTATTCTATATTTTGGTCACAGGTTTCCTGGACATGATGTTTCACGATTGTTGTGAGATCAGGATGATTTTGGTTCATTTCTAGAGGAATTGATACTCACTCTCTATCTTTGTTTCTGGACATAATGTTTGAATCTGGTTATAAGTCGCAATATATAGGCGGTCAAAAGGAGAAATTTGTAAGGTATGTAACGTACAATTTCTTTTACAGGAGGTTAGAAGGTTCTATTATCGTTTCTATATTTTCTTGAAGTTGATGGGTTTAGTGCACATGATGCAAGCAATCGAGCCATTTTGTCAGTATATCAATGCTTCTGTTGCCTACCTTTGTAATATGAGACCTATACAATTCGGTGTTTTACTTCCCACTTGCCAgtttttaattaacatttaaatttCTGTAAACAGATATCCATTTATTTTGTTCGTTTTTTGTTGTGTTATAGGTTGGATGACTTGAACTCATCGTTATCTTTTAGATCCGACATGGCTGGAAAGAACAGGTGTGGGTTTAGCTTGGAGGGTTTGACTGCTCCTGGACGTACCAAAAACAGTGGATCAAAGTCATTACGAGTGGGATTCCAAAGAGGATCTGAAGGACTTATCACACTTGGCCGATCATTAAAATCAGGGGTTACAAAAGCAGTATTTCCGGAGGATCTCAAAGTTTCTgatagaaaaatatttgatccTCAAGACAAGAGTCTTCTTCTTTGGAATAAGCTTTTGGTTATCTCCTGCATATTTGCAGTATCAATAGATCCTTTGTTTTTGTATCTTCCCGTTTTCGAGGATGATCAAATGTGCCTTCATATTCAAAATAGTCTTGCATACACAACCACAACTTTGAGAACCATCATTGATTCCTTTTACATTGTTCGTATGGTTCTGCAATTCCGAACAGCTTATATTGCACCTTCATCTCGGGTTTTTGGGCGAGGGGAGCTGGTTATTGATCCCAAAGAAATAGCTAGCCGATACCTACATCGTTATTTTTTTGTGGATCTTTTCTCTGTACTTCCTCTTCCTCAGGTATGTTAAAATGCTAACATTTTAGAAACTATACTCTTCAAAGTAATGCTTGCATTGTTTCAGTCATAAGATTCCATTTCTTCGAAACCATGAATGTCATTTATTGTTTTATCATTTGATTTACGAAGTGCATGTCCTTTTGTTGTGATCGTGTGGACATATatccaaaattaaaaacttttCCAACTACGTAAAAACGCAAACGCTTTGATTCATTGTCACTTATGTCCATTGAGTTCAGCCTCGAAGCTTGTAGATACAAGAACAGGAAAATCACTATTATATGTGACAGTGAAATCGGGATTGTTATAGGCATAGCGATGACAAATTTTCAGTCAGTCTTGTCCACCAAccctctgtgtgtgtgtgtgtgtgacaaAGAGAATGAGAGGAAAAATAAATGTATACTTGCAAGCAATTTTTATTGGCTTAAGAGAACATGCTATGTGGTGCTACTTTCTGTGATCTGTCCCTTTGCTGTTAGTTCTTACTGAGAACCAATATTTGGCTTTTCATGTCATCTGCAGATTGTAGTTTGGAGGTTCTTGAACGGATCAAGAGGTTCAGATGTAATGGGGACAAAACAAGCGCTAGTGATTATTGTATTTCTTCAATACATACCTAGATTTGTGCGGTTTTTGCCTCTGACTTCCGAGTTAAAGAAGACAGCCGGTGTGTTTGCTGAAACTGCATGGGCTGGTGCAGCATATTATTTATTATGGTTTATGCTTGCTAGTCATGTAAGTAGCTTCAATATTGTGTTGGCATGCTGATAATTTATTGTAGTTCGGAATTCAGTCAAGTTTGTGTCAAAAAAGTGAGTATTATTGTAAATTATTCCAATTAATTTTCAAGAACGATAATCTTTCAAAACACATgtttaaataagaaaatattgCTCAAGACTAGTCAGGTAAGACtttcttcaaaggatgacagCCCCAGATTAATGGTATAGAGCTTTACCGATGTCCAGTCAGTCATTTTTTGGGATGTAGTGAAGCACATAAAAGTGTGAAAATTTTACCTCCGTATAATCGTGATGTTTGCGAcaagtttttttataaatattccaAACAACTTGCATCTAGTGGAGTGTATGAAATgcaaagttttttaaaaaaaattatgatgttatTTGCATAATGATTAGTACTTACTCATGCTAAGAATACTTGATATCTGTTTTGAGTAAATGCTACATCTGTCTACATAAAAGATATAATTCTTAATGGaaatatacaaataaagaattgagCATTTAAGAAATATGACAATGACGTCTGAAAACTCCACATAACAACTATTTGATACTTTATGTTTCATGTTCTTGGTTGGTTGTGAAGATCTTGTTGAGTGTGAGTTTCATACTTTAACATCATGATGCTCCTCCCACATTTTCGACCCGTACAAATGTACTTAATTGTGTTACTCACATGCATGTTCACACATAAAAATAAGTAAGGATGGGTGTGCAGAGGCATCTGtctatatatgtgtgtgcgcATATGTGCCACTGTATCATACACGTGTAAAATAATATACGACTCAAATATTGTAGGTGCACATTGAGTGTTTCTGAAAGTGTTAAAAATtccttttagtttttttttatattgaggTTGAATTTTCTGATACCAGTGTCATTGCCTTCAATATGAACTCTCGAGCTTGCTTATCAACTCTGCTTTTGCATAACACACTTTAGTATTGACACCAGTAGAAAGCTCCAGGAAATCATTCACCTAATATGCTGCTAATGGCGTGACAGATTGTTGGAGCTTTATGGTACCTACTAGCAATTGAACGCAAAGGTGCATGCTGGGATGAAGCTTGCAGGGAAAGTGGAAGCTGTAACCCAAATTTGCTTTATTGCTCGGATGGGGTTTCAAACATGACTGAATGGATAAACAACAGCAAGGCTATCCTTGACCCAAAATGTGCTGTAACAGATGATGAAACACCACAGTTTAAGTATGGGATATATGCACAAGCTCTCTCATCTGGTATTCTTGGATCCCAGCATTTTGTCTCAAAATACTTCTATTGTTTGTGGTGGGGCCTACAGAATTTAAGGTCCTTTATTTCTTTCATATCCCTCATAGGCTTCAATGTGGTGCACTAGACTTCTGGTTTATAATTCATTATCTGGATTGAATGAATAAGATACACTTTAGAAACTTGTTAGCATTATGTCTGTAAAAAGCTGCTTTAGAATGACTAGTCTTGTTTCTCTATCTGCAGTACACTTGGTCAGGGGCTTCAAACCAGTACGTACCCAGGAGAAGTTCTATTTTCCATTGCAGTAGCTATTTTTGGGCTCCTCCTCTTTGCTCTTCTGATTGGTAATATGCAGGTTTGTACACCAACATTTAGCAACCTCATGTCTTATTATTGATGCATAATTGCAACTAAACTTGCTCTGTTGATAGTTCCATTTCAGTCTTGCCAAGGGACAGAATCAAAATCTTTGATTAGTGCCTGAGAAACGGATTACTACGGGGCCCCATGTTAAACATCCTAGTAAATAAATTGGAGGCAAAACTTCGACTTTAGGGAAAAAAAGACAAATCAATCTCTAATTCTCATCGAAGAATTATATTTATTCTGTGGTGGCTTgtcatttccagcatgtttccTTTTTCACGGTTACAATCAAAAGAGTAGTTCAAAATCTGGCACACAGCCATGATAGTAGTGAATATTGGAACTCCCATCGTTTTACTGACTTTTTATGTCAAGCTCACAGTATTCTTCATGTTCTAAAGATATTTCTATGATGTTGGTCACAACTGTCAAAATATTTCATGGCCGATTGCTCAATTTTGAGGAGCTTGTTTATGCTACAGACATATCTCCAGTCTCTCACAGTAAGGCTTGAGGAAATGCGGATCAAGAGACGTGATTCTGAGCAATGGATGCATCACAGAGTACTGCCACAAGAACTCAGGGAAAGAGTAAGGCGCTACGATCAGTACAAATGGCTAGAAACTAGAGGAGTTGATGAGGAGAGCTTGGTTCAAAATCTACCAAAAGATCTTAGAAGAGATATCAAGCGACATCTCTGTTTAAATTTGGTCAGAAGGGTATGTATAAACATTTTAATCTAGTATTTATATGCTTGTAGttgtttctttaaaaagaaatcTAATTCCACAACTCTCGAtaagagtaaaaaaaatttcttggcGGAATTTCGGCCTTATATGTGGTTGTAAGATTCAAAATCAATTGCTCTACAAATGCTCTAGCCAATTACATTCGTGCCATCATTATGCTGAATAGCCTCGCtgaagataaaattttcatggcttGATGTTCAGGTTCCTCTCTTTGCAAACATGGATGATAGATTGCTTGACGCTATCTGTGAAAGGCTAAAACCAAGTTTATACACAGAAAAAACATATATACTTCGTGAAGGGGACCCTGTTGACGAAATGCTCTTTATTATCCGTGGTCGACTGGAGAGTGTGACGACAGATGGCGGAAGGTCCGGTTTCTTTAACCGTGGTTTCCTGAAAGAAGGTGATTTTTGCGGAGAAGAACTTCTGACATGGGCTTTGGATCCTAAATCCGGTGCCAACTTTCCACCTTCTACTCGTACTGTGAAAGCTTTAACAGAAGTAGAGGCATTTGCTTTAATAGCAGATGAACTTAAATTTATAACCAGTCAGTTTAGACGTATTCATAGTCGACAGGTTCAACATACCTTCCGTTTCTACTCACAGCAATGGAGGACCTGGGCTGCCACCTTTATCCAAGCTACTTGGCGTCGGTATTGGAGGAGGAAGATGGCCGAACTTCATCGCCATGAAACTGACGACGAAAGTTCGAtagaagaagatgatgatgaagacgaacaagaagaagaagaagaagcagcTAAAATTCGACTGATCAGTCGTACTACATCAGGACTGGGGGCTACAATGTTGGCATCAAGATTTGCGGCTAACGCGCTACGCGGAGTTCGCAGGTCCCGCGAGTCGAAGTCTAGTAGGATGATCAAATTGCAAAAGCCGCCTGAGCCTGACTTTGCTGTTGAATAATGGCACAAAACATCTGACCAATGGAATATGTATAGTTTTTAGATGAGCATATGGCATGCTTCCGATGTGATTTTTTTCCATCCGTTATTTACATTTCTCGTAATAGTGTCATATTATACGAATGGAGAGTTCGAGGTAAAAATGATGGTTGTAATACACTGTCAAGAGAGCCAAAATATATTCTGCATTCCTTTTTAGCGTTCAAATACACATACACTGAGCGATCTTACTTGCACTTTATTTTTTGTTGCATACGTTATAGAGTTAATACATAAATGGAGTGTATCCAATAAACAATGAAGGGCAAATAACATTGGACACATATGTTTATGTATAAGCATATATTCTTAATCATTTGGTTGACCCTTGTTAGCTTCAACTTGTATTCTTACAATAATTAACTTAACAGCCAACTCTggcaatatataatttattgcacctacttttccttctttttttttaaaaagataagaTAAGAAAATACAAATGTAAATTTTTATAGTATTACTGCTAAATTGGGCTTTTTCCTGCCGGGGCAACCATTCCTTAAAGTACTCGTTCTGAGAACTTGTAATTTAAGTTAAACACGCACCTTTTGGATATATTATTACGAGTTTCAAATaatagaaatatatttttcatgtttaaataattattccctATGAATTAGCAATGATATAACCTTTTTATATTACACAAAAATGTTAGTTAGACGGTTTAACTAGTCAATTTTTTGATACAAATCTCCTGTTTGGGTCACCATGTAAAagtgttattttttatgtcaaaaatgatacttattgtaaatatggacatggtTGAACCGTCTTACGGTTAAAAAAGtatgagactgtctcataaaatacctattatttatcttattataaaactaaatttaaaaaatatttatcatttgCATTATTCCATCAACAAGGATGAGCATGATATGAGTACTGACTAGAACTATAAGTATAAACATATAATAGATAATGcatgaatattaatatttaattttaaatgggtCGAGTCCATTAAGGTCCATTACCCAAGCACGattacaaaatttaatattaatatccaacTAGATACCTATTTCAACATACCCAATTTAAAATGGTTGGGTATCGGATGAAAATAGACCATTGTCGTACAGAAGAGTAactaaaatttacattttttcatATTGGAAAGATAGCGctctttaatttttgttaagAAATTCGAGTCAAATGTTATAAAGATATAAGTTTGTTACTCCCTGTTGTGGGAGGTGTTGTTTAGGACTTTTTGGGTCAGATTGTTCTTTCTTTCACTGAATTTATTGTAGTTGAGTCTAATGTCCAGGCAGAGTTTTGGGCGGTTTGTAGGGTATTTTTGTCTGTTATGATCTTAACATTTTTCTCATTTGGAATGAAATCGATTTCATATTGTCATTAAGTATGAATTATTCAATTCAGAGTTCTCTATCTTAGAGTTATGACATTCCCTACCCAAGTATATCTCTATCTTTTGTCGTTTTGATTATTCAAGACTCCCCTATCTTAGATCTAGATTCATTTgagggaaaaattatatatattttttcgtatCTTTATAATCTCTATATAGTTACAATTCTCCGGTGTATTTTTATTTGCTCCGATTTGGAGTTTTAGTGAAGTCTCCGGTGTTTCTCGGAGTGTTCTTGGTGTTTTTTCTTGGTGTACATGTGGGATCAGACACGTGTACATATAGTGACTCTTCTTTGGTTGACTTGATAAGGATGATAGATTGTAATGTAATACTCCGTAGAtggagaatatatatatatatgtgtgtgtgtaggttCTGCATAACCTCCACCACATGG includes:
- the LOC140984056 gene encoding putative cyclic nucleotide-gated ion channel 7 — translated: MFESGYKSQYIGGQKEKFVRLDDLNSSLSFRSDMAGKNRCGFSLEGLTAPGRTKNSGSKSLRVGFQRGSEGLITLGRSLKSGVTKAVFPEDLKVSDRKIFDPQDKSLLLWNKLLVISCIFAVSIDPLFLYLPVFEDDQMCLHIQNSLAYTTTTLRTIIDSFYIVRMVLQFRTAYIAPSSRVFGRGELVIDPKEIASRYLHRYFFVDLFSVLPLPQIVVWRFLNGSRGSDVMGTKQALVIIVFLQYIPRFVRFLPLTSELKKTAGVFAETAWAGAAYYLLWFMLASHIVGALWYLLAIERKGACWDEACRESGSCNPNLLYCSDGVSNMTEWINNSKAILDPKCAVTDDETPQFKYGIYAQALSSGILGSQHFVSKYFYCLWWGLQNLSTLGQGLQTSTYPGEVLFSIAVAIFGLLLFALLIGNMQTYLQSLTVRLEEMRIKRRDSEQWMHHRVLPQELRERVRRYDQYKWLETRGVDEESLVQNLPKDLRRDIKRHLCLNLVRRVPLFANMDDRLLDAICERLKPSLYTEKTYILREGDPVDEMLFIIRGRLESVTTDGGRSGFFNRGFLKEGDFCGEELLTWALDPKSGANFPPSTRTVKALTEVEAFALIADELKFITSQFRRIHSRQVQHTFRFYSQQWRTWAATFIQATWRRYWRRKMAELHRHETDDESSIEEDDDEDEQEEEEEAAKIRLISRTTSGLGATMLASRFAANALRGVRRSRESKSSRMIKLQKPPEPDFAVE